Below is a window of Desmonostoc muscorum LEGE 12446 DNA.
GCTGTGCTGGAGCAATTGTTAAACCAATCTTCTGCCCAAGTGGCGGCAATACCCATCAACTGGTCGCAATTGATCAGCAAATCCGCTACAGCACCAGCGTTTTTTGCTAACTTCACCCATAACTTAACCAAGAGAGTTGAGCAATCTGAGTTTCGCACTCAATTAGCAACAGCCAAAATCAGCGATCGCAAAAAGCTTTTAATTGACCACTTATGCTCACAGGTAGCTCAAGTGCTAGGGCACAAACTTTCAAACCAAGACCTCCAGCAAGGGTTTTTTGAGTTAGGCATAGATTCACTGACTGCTGTGGAACTACGAAACCGCTTGCAAAACTCTTTGGATTACCCTTTGCCTTCTAGCTTGACCTTTGACTATCCAACAGTCACAGTGCTAGCTGATTATCTAGGCAAAGAAATACTTTCAATAGAACCATCTACTATCGAACCACAAGCAAGCAATCGCTCTCATTTATCAACCGCCCTCGACGAGCTATCCGAAAGCGAAATCGAAAAGCTGCTTGCACAAGAACTAGCCATTATTCAGGAAGGTAAGGGCCAATGAGCGAAAATTCAGTGAACACAGACCGTCAGTCTTTAATGAAGAAGGCACTCCTGGAACTCAAGGAGATGAAATCTCAGCTAGCAGCTGTGGAAAAGGCCAAAAAAGAACCAATTGCGATCGTCGGCATGGGTTGCCGATTTCCGGGAGATGCTAACAACCCAGAAGCATTCTGGCAACTACTGTGCGATGGAGTAGATGCAGTTACCGAAGTACCAGCTAATCGCTGGGATATTAATGCTTTGTATGACCCAAATCCCGATACTCCCGGAAAAATGTACACTCGCTACGGTGGGTTTTTACGTCAGTTAGAAGAATTTGACGCTCAGTTTTTCGGTATTTCCCCCAAAGAAGCGGTTAGCCTCGACCCTCAGCAACGTCTGCTATTGGAGGTCACTTGGGAAGCACTAGAAAATGCCAGCATCAAACCCGCTCAATTGCTTGGCACTCAAACCGGGGTGTTCATTGGCATCACTGGTAATGATTATTTACAACGTTTGTTGACTAGATCTGCAACAGAGATTGATGCTTACCAAGGTACAGGCAATACTCATAGTGTGGCGGCAGGTCGCTTGTCTTATATTTTGGGTCTAACTGGGCCTAGCTTGGCAGTGGATACTGCTTGCTCGTCCTCTTTAGTAGCAGTTCATTTAGCTTGTCAAAGTCTGCGTCATCAAGAGTCTGATTTAGCGATCGCTGGCGGCGTCAACTTGCTGCTTTCTAGTGAAGTTAGTATTAATTTATCGAAAGCCAGGATGCTTTCATCAGATGGTCGCTGCAAAACTTTTGATACAAAAGCCGATGGCTATGTTCGTAGTGAGGGCTGCGGGGTAATTATCCTCAAGCGCCTCTGTGATGCCATCAAAGACAAAGATCAGATACTAGCCTTGATTCGCGGCTCGGCTGTTAACCAAGATGGTCGTAGCAGTGGTTTGACAGTACCCAATGGGCCAGCACAGCAAGCAGTAATTCGCCAAGCCTTGGAAAATGGTGGCGTAGAACCGACTGAAGTTAGCTATCTAGAAGCTCATGGTACAGGTACTTCCCTGGGAGATCCAATTGAAGTGGGAGCTTTGGAAGCGGTGTTTGGCAAGAATCGCCCCAAAGACCAACCCCTAACTATTGGTTCGTTAAAAACCAATATTGGCCATTTAGAATCCGCCGCCGGAATTGCCGGGATCATCAAGGTAGTGTTGCAAATGCAACACCAGGAAATTGCCCCGCATTTGCACTTTCAAGATCCCAGTCCCCATATTAACTGGGAGAATTTGCCCCTAATAGTGCCGACTCAAAAAACTGACTGGCAAACAGCAGAAAATTCCCGTTTGGCGGGAGTTAGTTCTTTCGGCTTTAGCGGTACTAATGCCCATGTGGTGTTAGCACAAGCCCCAACACTTGAGCCTCTTTGCCCAGCAGTGGAACGTCCTTTACATCTGCTCACCCTATCGGCAAAAACACCATCAGCTTTAGAGGAGTTAGCTTTTGCCTATCAAAACTACATTCAAACTCATGCTGATGTGTCCATTGCAGATATATGCTATACGGCGAACATCGGCAGAGAGCATTTTAACCACCGCCTAGCTATTGTCACTGGCTCTAGAGAGCAGTTGGTCGCTCAACTCGCTGTTTTGACATTTGCCCATAGCGATCGCTCAGGTAAAAAACCCCTGAAGATAGCTTTCTTGTTCACAGGACAAGGGTCGCAATACATAAATATGGGAAGGCTACTCTATGAAACTCAACCTATCTTCCGCCAAACTCTAGAACAGTGCGATGAAATTTTACGCCCCTATCTAGAGCCTTCTTTATTAGAGGTACTTTATCCTACCCAGTTAAACGAGCAGGTTTCATCTCTACTAAATCAAACAGCTTATACCCAACCAGCCTTGTTTGCCTTTGAATATGCCCTCTATCAACTATGGAAATCCTGGGGTATTCAGCCAGATGTGGTGATGGGGCACAGCGTGGGAGAATATGTGGCGGCAACTGTCGCCGGAGTTTTTAGCCTAGAAGATGGTCTGAAACTCATCGCCCAACGAGGACAATTAATGCAGCAGTTACCCGATGGAGGTGAGATGGTTTCCCTGATTGCTTCAGAAGAGCAAGTGCGGCAAATTTTAGCACCATTTGGCAACACAGTTTCCATCGCTGCGATCAATAGTTCCGAAAGTGTGGTGATTTCTGGAGTCAGTGAAGATATTACTACTTTATGTCAAAAGTTAGAAGCACAGGGCGTAAAAACAAAGCGATTGCAGGTATCTCACGCCTTCCATTCTCCCTTGATGATCCCGATGTTGCAGGAATTTGAGCAAGTAGCCAATCATGTTACCTACAATCAACCCCAGATTCCATTAATCTCCAATGTCACTGGACAACTGGCTGATGAGAACATCGCCACAGGGCAATACTGGGTGAATCATGTACTACAAACAGTGCAATTTGCTACTAGTATGCAGACGTTGCATCAGCAAGATTATGAAGTCTTTTTAGAGATTGGGCCTAAGCCAATTTTATTGGGTATGGGGCGTGAATGCTTGCCAGATAGCGAGGATCTATGGTTGCCTTCTCTGCGTCCGGGAGTGGCAGAATGGGAACAACTACTTTCTAGTTTGGGCGAGTTATATCTAGCCGGAGTCCAGGTAGATTGGTCAGGGTTTGAGGGCGACTATCCCCACCAGAAGGTTGCATTACCCAACTATCCGTTCCAAAGACAGCGATATTGGATTGAGAATCCACCGTCTCGCCATGAACAACCAGAGTCTTTATCTGAAGAAAATATTCAGACTCCCATTGTTAACTTGCTTAACCAGGGAAATACTCAAGAGTTAGTTCAGCTAGTCCAGAAAGCTCTTAATTTTTCACCTGAACAGATAAAATTACTACCCGAAATATTGGCAGTCTTAGTCAGGGAACACAAGCAACACCTGATACCAGACAACATCCAAGACCTGTGCTACGAACTAGTATGGCGAAATGAAGGTAACATACAGCAGCAGTTACTTGGAGATTATATACCTGCTCCTTCAGAAATTAGCGATCGCCTTCAACCTCAAACAAAACAGTTGATGTCGCAGCATCATCAATTAAATGCCCAAGTATTAGTTCAACTGGAAGCTTTAAGTATTGCCTACGCGATCGCAGCATTCCATGAAATGGGATGGAACTTTCACAAAGGACAACGCTTTAGTCTGACAGAAATAGTACAGCAATTGGGAGTTGTGGATCAACATTCACAGCTAATGCATCGTCTGTTAGAAATGCTTGTGGAAGTGGAAATCCTAGAATACCTCGGCGAACAATGGCAGATAGTAGCAGTACCTAAAATACACCATCCTCAGTCACAGATCAGTGACCTTTTATCTCAATACCCAAATGCCGTAGCCGAGCTGACCATCTTACAAAGATGTGGATCAAATTTAGCACAAGTACTGCGGGGAGAATGTAACCCAGTGGAATTGCTATTTCCTGAAGGCGACTTAACCACCGCAACCCAGCTATATCAGGATGCACCAGAGGCAAAACTGATGAACACCCTGATGCAACAGGCTGTTTTATCAGTAGTAGAAAATTTGCCATCAGGACGTAAGTTGCGAGTATTAGAAATTGGTGCAGGAACTGGGGGAACTACCTCTTATCTACTCCCATTCTTCAATGAAAAGCAAACAGAATATATCTTTACTGACTTATCTCCATTTTTCCTGGCTCAGGCACAACAAAAGTTTCAAGACTTCTCCTTTGTCAAATACCAATTATTAGACATCGAGCAAGCAGCCCAGTCTCAAGGATTTGCAGAAAATCAGTATGACTTGATTGTGGCATCTAACGTGTTGCACGCTACTAAAGATATGCGTATAACCTTGCAGCACGTACACCAATTATTAGCTCCTCAAGGGATGTTATTGCTACTAGAAGCGACTCATAAATCACGCTGGTTAGATTTAATTTTTGGATTAACAGATGGGTGGTGGAGGTTTACTGATTTTGACTTGCGACCCAACCATCCATTGCTGACAACTAATAGTTGGCAGAAATTATTGTATGATAGTGACTTTCAAGATGTAGCAACAATTGTTCCCAGTTATCAAGAAACAATATCTCAACAAGCGTTGATTCTGGCTCAAGCAGTCAAACCGAAGGAAAGCAAAACAGAATCAGAAAATTGGCTAATTTTTGCTGATCGTCAAGGTATTGGTCAAGAGTTAAGTCTATTATTGCGATCGCAACAAAAAGCTTGTACTTTGGTCTTCTCTGGTAATGAGTATAAACAGATATCAGATCAAGAATTCACGATTAACCCTGCCTTACCAGAAGACTTTCAGCGACTATTACTGTTCATGGAAGCACTTGTGCAGGGGAGCAAATCTTTAAGCAATCCCCAACTGCATGGAGTGGTTTATTTGTGGAGTTTAGATACAGTTGAGGCCAAGTCCCTCACCGTAACAGATTTAGAAGTTGCTTCCCAAACAGGATGTGGTGGCGTATTATCCCTCATCCAGTCTTTAATTAATCAAGGATTTTCCCATCCTCCTCGCCTCTGGCTAGTGACCAAAGGAGCGCAACGAGTGGGTGTAGAATCGTCCCTTGGCGGGGTAGCCCAATCGTCTGTATGGGGATTAGGAAAAGTAATTACAGATGAGCATCCAGAATTTAACTGTACTCTGGTAGATTTAGACGTGAAAGAAAATCACAATGCTCAGAGTCTGTTTGCAGAAATTTCTTCCCACAAGTCAACTAGTAGTGAAACTGACATAGCTTTTCGGAATGGACAACGGTATGTTAGCCGATTAGTACGCAGCAAGAAAATTGTTAAACAATCTCTGCGCCTCAAAGCCGATGCTACCTACCTAATTACAGGTGGTCTGGGTGAGATTGGTTTGTTGGTAGCGCAATGGCTGGTAGAGCATGGGGCAAAATACTTAGTTTTGGCAGGGCGTAGCAGTCCTAATGAAGCAGCTGAAGTCACCCTGAGACGACTAAAAGAAGCTGGGAGTCAAGTTATTATTTTGCAAACTGATGTATCTTTAGAAAAAGATGTCACTTCTTTACTAACGCAAATTAAAACATCGATGCCAGAATTGAGGGGTATTATTCATACTGCGGGTGTCTTTGAAGATCGACTACTGGTAGACCATCAATGGCAACTATTTGCCAAAGTTTTTGCACCGAAGGTAAGCGGAGCCTGGAATTTACATATCCAAACCCAAGACCTACCTTTGGACTTCTTCGTGCTTTTTTCCTCAGTTGCGTCCATGCTCGGATCTGCGGGTTTAGCAAATTATGCTGCTGCTAATGCCTTTTTAGATGCTCTGGCTCATTATCGAAGATTGCTAGGTTTGCCAGGGTTAAGTATTAACTGGGGACCCTGGTCGATGGTGGGAATGGCGAGGGATCTTGGGATTAAGGCTGAGGTAAAATGGGCAACCAAAGGAATAAAGCCGATGGAACCACACCAGGCATTAAGCATCCTAGAAAATTTACTACCCCAAGATGCGGCTCAGGTAGGGGTGACGCAGCTTAACTGGTCAAAGTTTTTGCAGCAATTCTCCGGCTCATCTTATCCGAGTTTCGTTTCGGAAATAGCTCAACAGGTACAGGAGCTTACGATTGCACAAGAGCAACAAAAAGTCAAGCTCCCACCACTTTTAGATCAAATTAAAGCCAATTCCCAAGAGCAAAACCAATCACTTTTGATTACTTATCTGAGAGAGCAGATTGCCAAAGCGTTAGGAACAACGACATCTGCACTCAATATTATCCAGCCCCTTAACCAAATGGGACTTGATTCCCTCATGGTCGTCGAACTGAAAAATCGCCTCAGAACAGAGTTGGAAATAAATATCCCCATCACCAAATTTTTGGATGGTGTGAGTGTTGTTGATTTAACAAAATTTGTCAGCGAACAACTTTTTGAGGTTAATTCAATCTCCAAAGCACCCCTTGCAACCACAACTGCATCAAATCAAAACAATTGGATTGAAGGAGAATTATGAATTTAACAGAGCTTTTAGAAAATCTTTCAGCAAAGAATGTTGAACTGTGGGTTGATGGAGACAAACTACGCTACCGATCGCCTGAAAACGCACTAACCCCTGAGTTATTGGGGGAAATTAAGCAATACAAGCCAGAAATTATCCGAATTTTATCGGCGGATAGCGATCATGCTCCAACTTATCCCCTCTCCCACGGTCAACAGGCACTCTGGTTTTTATATCAATTAGCACCCAATAGTGCCGCTTACAACGCCACTTATGCAGCAAGATTAGTCACAAATTTAGATATTCCAGCCCTGAAGCAGGCAGCACAGACCCTAGTTGAAAGGCATCCAGTTTTAAGGACTACCTTCGCAAACATTGATGGCGAACTTGTGCAAACAGTTCACGAAAACCAGCAAGTTGACTTTAGCATCCAAGAAGCTTTCGATCTTGGCCAAGAGGACGTAAATAACTGGCTCTCAGAAACAAGCGATCGCCCTTTCGACTTAGAACAGGGGCCGATGTTGCGCTTTAGTTTGTTAATTAACCACACTACAACCGGTATATTAGCAACAAAAGAACAGATTCTCTTAATAACGGCTCACCATATAGTAGGGGATTTCTGGTCTTTAGAAATCATGATCAGTGAACTGAGAGTCTTGTATAAAGCAATTACCACAGGTGTAGCAGCCCAACTGCCAGTACAAAACAACCAATATCGAGATTACGTCAACTGGTCAAAGCAAATGCTCTCTAGTTCAGAAGGTGAGCGTTTGTGGACTTACTGGCAGCAACAACTCTCTGGTGAGTTGCCAGTGTTAAATTTGCCGACTGATCGACCAAGACCTCAGAGCCAAACCTATAATGGTGCTTCCCGCTTTTTTACTCTTGAAGAAAAACTTCTCCAAAAGCTCACAGAATTGGCGAAGAGAGAGGGCGCGTCTCTTTACACACTTTTATTAACAGCATTACAAATATTATTACTACGTTATACCAATCAAGAAGATATTTTAATTGGCTCTCCAATGGTGAATCGGAGCCGTTCAGAATTTGAAAAGATAGTTGGTTATTTTACTAATTCTGTGGTTTTGCGAGCAGACCTTTCAGGAAATCCGACCTTTCAAGAGTTGCTTGGGCGATCGCGTTCTTGTGTGTTAAATGCCCTAGACCATCAAGAGTATCCCTTTTCCCTGCTGGTCGAGCGGCTGCAACCTGTCCGCGATCCCAGCTTTTCACCGCTCTATCAAGTAGCGTTGGCCTGGGATCGATCTCATCAGAGTGACCAAGAAGTGTCACTTATGGATAGTGATGAGTTGATTGTGGAATCGATGATTCCAGGGGCTAAAGGGGCTGCGTTTGATTTAACTTTAACCATTCTTGAAGTCCCAGGATCTCTCAAAGGGACATGGAATTACAACACTGACTTGTTTGATGGCAGCACGATTGAGCGGATGACTGGTCATTTTGTGACAATACTTGAGGCAATTGTGGCGAATCCCAGCGAGCGAATTTCCCAATTGCCCCTGCTGACAGAAGTTGAGCAACATCAACTGTTGGTTGAGTGGAATGATACACACGTAGACTATCCTCAAGATTTGTGTATCCATCAGTTATTTGAGTCGCAGTGTTTGATTACCCCAGATGCAGTGGCAGTGGTATTTGAAAATCAACAACTCACATACCACCAGTTGAATAGTCGTGCTAACCAATTGGCGCATTACTTACGCTCATTGGGAGTAGGAGCGGATGTGCTGGTAGGTATTTGTGTGGAGCGTTCTTTGGAAATGGTAGTAGGACTACTGGGAATTCTGAAAGCGGGTGGTGCGTATGTACCACTTGATCCAGAGTATCCGAACGAGCGTTTGACTTTCATGTTAGAAGATGCTCAAGTTTCAGTTTTGCTCACCCAACACCGATTAGTAGAGTCTCTGCCTCAACATCAGGCACGTGTCGTCCACTTAGATAGCGACTGGCTGTTGATCGGTGAGTATAGTCAGGAGAATGCGATCGCGGAGGTACAAGCTAGTAACTTAGCTTATGTGATTTATACCTCTGGCTCAACTGGTCAACCCAAGGGGGTAATGCTCTCTCACAGTAACCTTTGCAACCATATGTTATGGATGCAAGCAACCTTCCCCCTGACTGAAAAAGACAAAGTACTGCAAAAAACACCCTTTGGCTTTGATGCCTCAGTTTGGGAATTCTACGCTCCATTATTGGCAGGTGGACAGTTGTTAATGGCTCAACCAGGAGGTCATAATGACAGTGCTTATC
It encodes the following:
- a CDS encoding type I polyketide synthase: MSENSVNTDRQSLMKKALLELKEMKSQLAAVEKAKKEPIAIVGMGCRFPGDANNPEAFWQLLCDGVDAVTEVPANRWDINALYDPNPDTPGKMYTRYGGFLRQLEEFDAQFFGISPKEAVSLDPQQRLLLEVTWEALENASIKPAQLLGTQTGVFIGITGNDYLQRLLTRSATEIDAYQGTGNTHSVAAGRLSYILGLTGPSLAVDTACSSSLVAVHLACQSLRHQESDLAIAGGVNLLLSSEVSINLSKARMLSSDGRCKTFDTKADGYVRSEGCGVIILKRLCDAIKDKDQILALIRGSAVNQDGRSSGLTVPNGPAQQAVIRQALENGGVEPTEVSYLEAHGTGTSLGDPIEVGALEAVFGKNRPKDQPLTIGSLKTNIGHLESAAGIAGIIKVVLQMQHQEIAPHLHFQDPSPHINWENLPLIVPTQKTDWQTAENSRLAGVSSFGFSGTNAHVVLAQAPTLEPLCPAVERPLHLLTLSAKTPSALEELAFAYQNYIQTHADVSIADICYTANIGREHFNHRLAIVTGSREQLVAQLAVLTFAHSDRSGKKPLKIAFLFTGQGSQYINMGRLLYETQPIFRQTLEQCDEILRPYLEPSLLEVLYPTQLNEQVSSLLNQTAYTQPALFAFEYALYQLWKSWGIQPDVVMGHSVGEYVAATVAGVFSLEDGLKLIAQRGQLMQQLPDGGEMVSLIASEEQVRQILAPFGNTVSIAAINSSESVVISGVSEDITTLCQKLEAQGVKTKRLQVSHAFHSPLMIPMLQEFEQVANHVTYNQPQIPLISNVTGQLADENIATGQYWVNHVLQTVQFATSMQTLHQQDYEVFLEIGPKPILLGMGRECLPDSEDLWLPSLRPGVAEWEQLLSSLGELYLAGVQVDWSGFEGDYPHQKVALPNYPFQRQRYWIENPPSRHEQPESLSEENIQTPIVNLLNQGNTQELVQLVQKALNFSPEQIKLLPEILAVLVREHKQHLIPDNIQDLCYELVWRNEGNIQQQLLGDYIPAPSEISDRLQPQTKQLMSQHHQLNAQVLVQLEALSIAYAIAAFHEMGWNFHKGQRFSLTEIVQQLGVVDQHSQLMHRLLEMLVEVEILEYLGEQWQIVAVPKIHHPQSQISDLLSQYPNAVAELTILQRCGSNLAQVLRGECNPVELLFPEGDLTTATQLYQDAPEAKLMNTLMQQAVLSVVENLPSGRKLRVLEIGAGTGGTTSYLLPFFNEKQTEYIFTDLSPFFLAQAQQKFQDFSFVKYQLLDIEQAAQSQGFAENQYDLIVASNVLHATKDMRITLQHVHQLLAPQGMLLLLEATHKSRWLDLIFGLTDGWWRFTDFDLRPNHPLLTTNSWQKLLYDSDFQDVATIVPSYQETISQQALILAQAVKPKESKTESENWLIFADRQGIGQELSLLLRSQQKACTLVFSGNEYKQISDQEFTINPALPEDFQRLLLFMEALVQGSKSLSNPQLHGVVYLWSLDTVEAKSLTVTDLEVASQTGCGGVLSLIQSLINQGFSHPPRLWLVTKGAQRVGVESSLGGVAQSSVWGLGKVITDEHPEFNCTLVDLDVKENHNAQSLFAEISSHKSTSSETDIAFRNGQRYVSRLVRSKKIVKQSLRLKADATYLITGGLGEIGLLVAQWLVEHGAKYLVLAGRSSPNEAAEVTLRRLKEAGSQVIILQTDVSLEKDVTSLLTQIKTSMPELRGIIHTAGVFEDRLLVDHQWQLFAKVFAPKVSGAWNLHIQTQDLPLDFFVLFSSVASMLGSAGLANYAAANAFLDALAHYRRLLGLPGLSINWGPWSMVGMARDLGIKAEVKWATKGIKPMEPHQALSILENLLPQDAAQVGVTQLNWSKFLQQFSGSSYPSFVSEIAQQVQELTIAQEQQKVKLPPLLDQIKANSQEQNQSLLITYLREQIAKALGTTTSALNIIQPLNQMGLDSLMVVELKNRLRTELEINIPITKFLDGVSVVDLTKFVSEQLFEVNSISKAPLATTTASNQNNWIEGEL